A part of Fibrobacter sp. genomic DNA contains:
- a CDS encoding DUF4389 domain-containing protein: MENEYPYADISIEYPQRTDRLTAFFRFFLALPVLILYGLLTGVYVGKCGLAGGGFLFLPVLLVILFRKKYPRVWFDWIYYLSKFMARVGSYLFLLRDEYPSIEDEQFVKLTLRYPDAESELHRGMPLVKWFLAIPHYVVLLFLYMAVVIVTLIAWFAILFTGKYPRGMHEFTVDVFRWTLRVNAYAFLLLTDKYPPFRL, translated from the coding sequence ATGGAAAACGAGTATCCATACGCAGATATCTCGATTGAGTATCCGCAAAGAACCGATCGGCTGACGGCATTCTTCAGGTTTTTTCTGGCTCTTCCTGTTCTGATTCTCTACGGGTTATTGACGGGAGTATATGTGGGAAAATGCGGACTGGCTGGTGGTGGATTTCTTTTTCTGCCGGTGTTGCTGGTTATTTTGTTCAGAAAAAAATATCCCAGAGTGTGGTTTGACTGGATTTATTATCTTTCAAAATTCATGGCGAGAGTGGGTTCTTATCTCTTTCTGCTCCGGGATGAGTATCCGTCTATTGAGGATGAGCAGTTTGTAAAACTGACACTGAGATATCCTGATGCGGAATCGGAACTGCACAGGGGAATGCCCCTTGTAAAGTGGTTTCTGGCTATTCCTCATTATGTGGTTCTGCTTTTTCTCTATATGGCGGTTGTTATTGTGACATTGATAGCCTGGTTTGCCATTCTGTTTACCGGGAAATATCCCAGGGGGATGCATGAGTTTACGGTGGATGTATTCAGGTGGACACTGCGGGTGAATGCATACGCTTTTCTTTTGCTGACAGACAAATATCCGCCTTTC